In Haematobia irritans isolate KBUSLIRL chromosome 1, ASM5000362v1, whole genome shotgun sequence, a genomic segment contains:
- the LOC142234056 gene encoding choline transporter-like 2, protein MDKQRKGQRMSMRNSSLFEDSNSFMYLDPMLPLRRMSSMKENPQPLPERIHKKHSCTDVHCLLLFVCAVVAWFYIAHYALTNGDLDRVLIPTDSNNRKCGLDSGVNGKKYLFFFDLLKCVDAMTPLTGCETKQVCVEKCPEQTFYWQGNELAEDLENAKKLLICDDAVDKSLFKKADDISEAIKNGRCSGSYFESKPIFNRCVPFPKKELCGGLNELIKNRKRRDIQYKESPLTADSLSVFDDFRNNIDTFKNSMFKFCGNNTNAVALLKEKAENSNTGLTKIIAAVLSRFAGGNNEKVAEYIKNDLKSSWKIVLLAFILHITLVLIFITLLRWLAKPLVWISIFGVIIGLSMILYHSFKQYRFYKNSPQTPLNHYHLKAQIENITRNDQFWLYLTVITGAIFTIILLIVIVIRKRISIAIGIVKEASKAITCIKSSIFFPIFPGLIWILVSVVSVVVFFYLSSVGELTFRKFNQFENNISTGEICHCSGQAANYTLGGICEPQVFESNCFIKGTTKPCLETVCRFVEITHKNRTKWYIYFNVFIYFWVTFFIAAYCEMVLACTFAMWYWTFEKKNIPSAPLLKAVGITTLYHLGTIAFGSLILAICRMIRWILETIEKKLKLYDNAVVKAIICCMKCFFWLLENFLRFLNRNAYIMCAMHSTSFCQSSRKSFTLITQNILRVFAVDNVANFLFFLSKLLMTGCTSYTMYLILITYPEFIPITYPLVPVSLVAVMGYILADVIFSTYSMAVDTLFFCFLEDSSENDGSAEKPFYMSKELRKLLGKKSLNKRRSIEQ, encoded by the coding sequence ATGGATAAACAAAGGAAAGGACAGAGAATGTCCATGAGAAATTCTTCGTTATTCGAGGATTCTAATTCGTTTATGTACCTCGATCCAATGCTGCCATTGAGAAGAATGTCTTCCATGAAGGAAAACCCGCAGCCGCTGCCTGAAAGAATCCACAAAAAACATAGTTGTACAGATGTCCATTGTTTGCTATTATTCGTATGTGCTGTAGTAGCTTGGTTTTATATAGCCCATTATGCCTTAACGAATGGTGACCTAGATAGGGTTCTTATACCCACCGACTCTAATAATCGTAAATGTGGCCTGGACTCGGGtgtaaatggaaaaaaatatttgtttttcttcgaTTTACTTAAATGCGTTGATGCCATGACACCCCTAACTGGATGTGAAACTAAGCAAGTGTGTGTCGAAAAGTGTCCAGAACAAACGTTCTATTGGCAAGGAAATGAACTTGCCGAGGATCTAGAGAATGCTAAAAAGCTACTTATCTGTGATGATGCAGTCGACaagagtttatttaaaaaagccGATGATATTTCCGAGGCCATAAAAAATGGTCGGTGTAGTGGTTCTTATTTTGAAAGTAAACCGATTTTTAATCGTTGTGTGCCATTTCCCAAAAAGGAACTCTGTGGTGGTTTAaacgaattaattaaaaatagaaaacgTAGGGATATTCAATATAAAGAGAGTCCTTTAACGGCGGACTCATTAAGTGTTTTTGATGATTTCCGAAACAATATAGATACGTTTAAAAATTCTATGTTTAAATTCTGTGGAAATAACACAAATGCTGTAGCACTTCTGAAGGAAAAGGCCGAAAATTCCAATACCGGTCTGACTAAAATAATTGCAGCGGTATTGTCTCGTTTCGCAGGAGGTAACAATGAGAAAGTGGCTGAATACATAAAAAATGATCTGAAATCATCATGGAAGATTGTATTACTAGCTTTTATATTACACATCACTTTAGTTTTGATATTCATAACTCTCCTAAGATGGTTGGCTAAGCCATTAGTATGGATTTCGATTTTTGGAGTCATAATTGGTTTGTCCATGATTTTATACCACAGCTTTAAACAATatcgtttctataaaaattctccaCAAACACCACTAAATCATTATCACTTAAAAgcgcaaattgaaaatatcacaAGAAATGACCAATTTTGGCTATATCTTACGGTGATAACTGGAGCCATATTCACAATAATTCTGCTAATTGTGATTGTCATAAGGAAACGGATAAGCATAGCCATTGGAATTGTTAAAGAAGCTAGCAAAGCTATAACTTGTATTAAATCCTCGATATTCTTTCCAATATTCCCTGGCTTGATATGGATTCTCGTGTCGGTCGTGTCGGTAGTGGTATTCTTTTATTTAAGCTCTGTGGGAGAGTTAACATTTCGCAAGTTTAATCAATTTGAGAATAATATTTCAACAGGGGAAATCTGTCATTGTTCAGGACAAGCAGCAAACTACACACTGGGAGGTATATGTGAACCTCAAGTTTTCGAAtcgaattgtttcataaaaggcACTACAAAACCATGCTTGGAAACCGTTTGCCGATTCGTGGAAATAACCCATAAAAACAGGACAAAATGGTACATCTATTTCAATGTGTTCATTTACTTCTGGGTGACATTTTTCATTGCAGCCTATTGTGAAATGGTACTTGCCTGCACATTCGCTATGTGGTATTGGACATTTGAGAAAAAGAATATACCATCGGCTCCTCTACTCAAAGCTGTCGGTATAACGACTCTATATCATTTGGGTACAATTGCATTTGGATCTCTCATTTTGGCCATATGTCGCATGATACGATGGATCCTCGAAACTATTGAGAAAAAGCTGAAATTATACGATAACGCTGTAGTGAAAGCAATTATATGTTGTATGAAATGTTTCTTTTGGCTTTTGGAGAACTTCTTACGCTTCCTGAATCGCAATGCTTATATTATGTGTGCTATGCACAGCACAAGTTTCTGCCAAAGTTCTAGAAAATCTTTTACATTGATTACCCAGAATATTTTGCGCGTATTTGCCGTTGATAatgtggcaaattttctattctttttatcaaaacttttaatGACAGGCTGTACGTCATATACTATGTATTTAATATTGATTACGTATCCGGAATTTATTCCAATAACTTATCCCTTGGTCCCAGTATCCTTAGTTGCTGTAATGGGCTATATTTTGGCTGATGTTATTTTTAGTACATATTCTATGGCTGTGGATACTTTATTCTTTTGTTTCCTGGAAGATTCTAGCGAGAACGATGGTTCGGCAGAGAAACCCTTCTACATGTCCAAAGAGCTGAGAAAACTTTTGGGAAAGAAAAGTTTGAATAAACGAAGAAGTATTGAACAATAA